Proteins encoded within one genomic window of Eurosta solidaginis isolate ZX-2024a chromosome 1, ASM4086904v1, whole genome shotgun sequence:
- the Surf6 gene encoding surfeit locus protein 6 homolog, whose protein sequence is MRMSVPFDKKGLMALMRTENERVMDMLLTYNVPDSIEGIEYDDYLLQSNKNAKKAKNALDARKATPINELQDRLNIIKNKMKAKKRPASERSLKKREAKKLKKNKEVKKILISAAKSIKNENQKHAIADMGARDKKGIKKIMPKPVFNEEGKIVFSKFDFVSHPGAKVKKSHQNPREILKKIKQTDKKISELKEQGEVEKAAEIKTDLAWKKAFDKIEGKKVKDDPKVLYKAIKKRKIEKKKSKKDWVDRKQKVASGIEQRQKKREENINKRIKDKKTKKLKKLTKKGRVIPGF, encoded by the exons ATGAGAATGTCCGTGCCATTCGATAAAAAAGGTTTAATGGCCCTCATGCGGACAGAAAATGAGCGTGTTATGGATATGTTATTAACATACAACGTTCCAGATTCAATCGAAG GTATAGAATACGATGATTATCTACTGCAGAGTAATAAGAATGCGAAGAAAGCCAAGAATGCTTTGGATGCACGAAAAGCAACACCAATCAATGAACTACAGGATCGTCTTaatatcataaaaaataaaatgaaagccaAGAAACGGCCAGCCTCGGAGCGTTCACTAAAGAAACGCGAAGCTAAAAAGTTAAAGAAGAATAAAGAAgtcaaaaaaatattaatatccgCTGCCAAGTCCATAAAAAACGAGAATCAAAAACATGCTATTGCTGATATGGGCGCTAGAGATAAAAAAGGCATTAAAAAGATAATGCCAAAACCTGTATTCAATGAAGAAGGCAAAATTGTATTCTCCAAGTTTGATTTCGTTTCACATCCCGGAGCTAAAGTGAAAAAGTCGCATCAAAATCCGCGTGAGATTTTGAAGAAAATCAAGCAGACAGATAAGAAAATTAGTGAATTAAAAGAGCAAGGAGAAGTGGAGAAGGCGGCCGAAATAAAAACCGATTTGGCTTGGAAGAAGGCCTTCGATAAGATTGAAGGCAAAAAGGTAAAGGATGATCCAAAGGTACTATACAAAGCGATAAAGAAGCGCAAGATTGAAAAGAAGAAATCAAAGAAAGATTGGGTGGACCGCAAGCAAAAGGTTGCTTCAGGAATAGAGCAAAGGCAAAAGAAACGAGAGGAGAACATTAACAAACGCATTAAAGATAAGAAGAccaaaaagctgaaaaaattaacaaaaaaaggtAGGGTAATACCTGGATTTTAA